A part of Primulina eburnea isolate SZY01 chromosome 10, ASM2296580v1, whole genome shotgun sequence genomic DNA contains:
- the LOC140803039 gene encoding uncharacterized protein isoform X5 gives MGELGVVNSDGAVLKEEERLVWSLGTTPPPDPASFSEDCLSAAEEAVAELVNCIHPTLDSDENRRDVNDHLQKLIKTRLNCEVFPYGSVPLKTYLPDGDIDSTVLKGPNVEDSLAHDVLAVLKKEDHKEDTDYQVMDTQFIDTESLCFCLCGEVAK, from the exons ATGGGTGAACTTGGGGTGGTGAATTCCGACGGCGCTGTTTTAAAGGAGGAAGAGCGTTTGGTATGGAGTTTGGGGACGACTCCTCCACCTGATCCAGCGTCCTTTAGTGAGGATTGTTTATCTGCGGCAGAGGAAGCGGTGGCGGAATTGGTGAATTGCATTCACCCCACTTTAGACTCCGATGAAAACAGAAGAGACGTCAATGATCATCTTCAGAAACTCATCAAGACTCGGCTCAATTGTGAG GTTTTCCCCTATGGATCTGTGCCTCTCAAGACATATCTACCTGATGGAGATATAGATTCAACAGTCCTGAAAGGTCCTAATGTCGAAGACTCTTTGGCCCACGATGTTCTTGCAGTTTTAAAGAAGGAAGATCACAAAGAGGATACTGACTACCAAGTTATGGATACCCAATTTATTGACACCGAG TCTCTCTGTTTTTGTCTCTGCGGTGAAGTTGCCAAATAG
- the LOC140803039 gene encoding uncharacterized protein isoform X2: MGELGVVNSDGAVLKEEERLVWSLGTTPPPDPASFSEDCLSAAEEAVAELVNCIHPTLDSDENRRDVNDHLQKLIKTRLNCEVFPYGSVPLKTYLPDGDIDSTVLKGPNVEDSLAHDVLAVLKKEDHKEDTDYQVMDTQFIDTEALYRFLDYYSQFDWDNYCISLKGPVRKSSLPNIVVSLFLSLR; this comes from the exons ATGGGTGAACTTGGGGTGGTGAATTCCGACGGCGCTGTTTTAAAGGAGGAAGAGCGTTTGGTATGGAGTTTGGGGACGACTCCTCCACCTGATCCAGCGTCCTTTAGTGAGGATTGTTTATCTGCGGCAGAGGAAGCGGTGGCGGAATTGGTGAATTGCATTCACCCCACTTTAGACTCCGATGAAAACAGAAGAGACGTCAATGATCATCTTCAGAAACTCATCAAGACTCGGCTCAATTGTGAG GTTTTCCCCTATGGATCTGTGCCTCTCAAGACATATCTACCTGATGGAGATATAGATTCAACAGTCCTGAAAGGTCCTAATGTCGAAGACTCTTTGGCCCACGATGTTCTTGCAGTTTTAAAGAAGGAAGATCACAAAGAGGATACTGACTACCAAGTTATGGATACCCAATTTATTGACACCGAG GCACTCTACAGATTTCTGGATTACTACAGTCAATTTGATTGGGATAACTATTGTATCAGTTTGAAAGGGCCAGTTCGTAAATCATCCCTGCCTAATATAGTGG TCTCTCTGTTTTTGTCTCTGCGGTGA
- the LOC140803039 gene encoding uncharacterized protein isoform X1, with translation MGELGVVNSDGAVLKEEERLVWSLGTTPPPDPASFSEDCLSAAEEAVAELVNCIHPTLDSDENRRDVNDHLQKLIKTRLNCEVFPYGSVPLKTYLPDGDIDSTVLKGPNVEDSLAHDVLAVLKKEDHKEDTDYQVMDTQFIDTEALYRFLDYYSQFDWDNYCISLKGPVRKSSLPNIVGKLTPLVTYL, from the exons ATGGGTGAACTTGGGGTGGTGAATTCCGACGGCGCTGTTTTAAAGGAGGAAGAGCGTTTGGTATGGAGTTTGGGGACGACTCCTCCACCTGATCCAGCGTCCTTTAGTGAGGATTGTTTATCTGCGGCAGAGGAAGCGGTGGCGGAATTGGTGAATTGCATTCACCCCACTTTAGACTCCGATGAAAACAGAAGAGACGTCAATGATCATCTTCAGAAACTCATCAAGACTCGGCTCAATTGTGAG GTTTTCCCCTATGGATCTGTGCCTCTCAAGACATATCTACCTGATGGAGATATAGATTCAACAGTCCTGAAAGGTCCTAATGTCGAAGACTCTTTGGCCCACGATGTTCTTGCAGTTTTAAAGAAGGAAGATCACAAAGAGGATACTGACTACCAAGTTATGGATACCCAATTTATTGACACCGAG GCACTCTACAGATTTCTGGATTACTACAGTCAATTTGATTGGGATAACTATTGTATCAGTTTGAAAGGGCCAGTTCGTAAATCATCCCTGCCTAATATAGTGGGTAAGCTGACTCCTTTGGTTACATATTTGTGA
- the LOC140803039 gene encoding uncharacterized protein isoform X7: protein MGELGVVNSDGAVLKEEERLVWSLGTTPPPDPASFSEDCLSAAEEAVAELVNCIHPTLDSDENRRDVNDHLQKLIKTRLNCEVFPYGSVPLKTYLPDGDIDSTVLKGPNVEDSLAHDVLAVLKKEDHKEDTDYQVMDTQFIDTEFERASS, encoded by the exons ATGGGTGAACTTGGGGTGGTGAATTCCGACGGCGCTGTTTTAAAGGAGGAAGAGCGTTTGGTATGGAGTTTGGGGACGACTCCTCCACCTGATCCAGCGTCCTTTAGTGAGGATTGTTTATCTGCGGCAGAGGAAGCGGTGGCGGAATTGGTGAATTGCATTCACCCCACTTTAGACTCCGATGAAAACAGAAGAGACGTCAATGATCATCTTCAGAAACTCATCAAGACTCGGCTCAATTGTGAG GTTTTCCCCTATGGATCTGTGCCTCTCAAGACATATCTACCTGATGGAGATATAGATTCAACAGTCCTGAAAGGTCCTAATGTCGAAGACTCTTTGGCCCACGATGTTCTTGCAGTTTTAAAGAAGGAAGATCACAAAGAGGATACTGACTACCAAGTTATGGATACCCAATTTATTGACACCGAG TTTGAAAGGGCCAGTTCGTAA
- the LOC140803039 gene encoding uncharacterized protein isoform X6, with amino-acid sequence MSIVEYASQFSALVAYVPHVASSDRNKLSHFMQGLNRTICTLVVAGAPVNYADDVEKAKNVEASLLLAEPQSVQPCFPQSFGGNVPMSVGAPLHRPLLPYQPSQAYQQPKQQNFEAKGKQFKKQTRSSSSSPGSQHGSSIGSPGTLQISGLLQSI; translated from the exons ATGAGTATAGTGGAGTATGCCTCTCAATTTTCAGCTCTTGTTGCCTATGTTCCTCATGTTGCTAGCAGTGATCGGAACAAGCTATCTCATTTTATGCAAGGATTGAATCGAACCATTTGTACTTTAGTAGTAGCTGGAGCGCCTGTTAATTATGCCGATGATGTAGAGAAAGCCAAGAATGTGGAGGCAAGTCTACTTTTGGCAGAACCACAGTCAGTTCAACCATGTTTTCCTCAGAGTTTCGGAGGTAATGTGCCGATGTCAGTGGGTGCACCACTACACCGACCTTTACTGCCGTATCAACCTTCGCAGGCTTATCAGCAACCAAAGCAGCAAAATTTTGAGGCCAAAGGAAAACAGTTCAAGAAACAAACTCGTAGTAGTTCTTCTAGTCCCGGCAGTCAGCATGGAAGTTCAATTGGGTCACCAG GCACTCTACAGATTTCTGGATTACTACAGTCAATTTGA
- the LOC140803039 gene encoding uncharacterized protein isoform X3, with protein sequence MGELGVVNSDGAVLKEEERLVWSLGTTPPPDPASFSEDCLSAAEEAVAELVNCIHPTLDSDENRRDVNDHLQKLIKTRLNCEVFPYGSVPLKTYLPDGDIDSTVLKGPNVEDSLAHDVLAVLKKEDHKEDTDYQVMDTQFIDTEMAPGRKGRIGKEVVQESEAPNVEGLNETEWGR encoded by the exons ATGGGTGAACTTGGGGTGGTGAATTCCGACGGCGCTGTTTTAAAGGAGGAAGAGCGTTTGGTATGGAGTTTGGGGACGACTCCTCCACCTGATCCAGCGTCCTTTAGTGAGGATTGTTTATCTGCGGCAGAGGAAGCGGTGGCGGAATTGGTGAATTGCATTCACCCCACTTTAGACTCCGATGAAAACAGAAGAGACGTCAATGATCATCTTCAGAAACTCATCAAGACTCGGCTCAATTGTGAG GTTTTCCCCTATGGATCTGTGCCTCTCAAGACATATCTACCTGATGGAGATATAGATTCAACAGTCCTGAAAGGTCCTAATGTCGAAGACTCTTTGGCCCACGATGTTCTTGCAGTTTTAAAGAAGGAAGATCACAAAGAGGATACTGACTACCAAGTTATGGATACCCAATTTATTGACACCGAG ATGGCACCTGGACGTAAGGGCAGAATAGGAAAGGAAGTTGTTCAGGAATCTGAAGCTCCTAATGTGGAAGGACTTAACGAGACTGAATGGGGAAGATGA
- the LOC140803039 gene encoding uncharacterized protein isoform X4, with amino-acid sequence MGELGVVNSDGAVLKEEERLVWSLGTTPPPDPASFSEDCLSAAEEAVAELVNCIHPTLDSDENRRDVNDHLQKLIKTRLNCEVFPYGSVPLKTYLPDGDIDSTVLKGPNVEDSLAHDVLAVLKKEDHKEDTDYQVMDTQFIDTELKLVKCLVRNIVIDISFN; translated from the exons ATGGGTGAACTTGGGGTGGTGAATTCCGACGGCGCTGTTTTAAAGGAGGAAGAGCGTTTGGTATGGAGTTTGGGGACGACTCCTCCACCTGATCCAGCGTCCTTTAGTGAGGATTGTTTATCTGCGGCAGAGGAAGCGGTGGCGGAATTGGTGAATTGCATTCACCCCACTTTAGACTCCGATGAAAACAGAAGAGACGTCAATGATCATCTTCAGAAACTCATCAAGACTCGGCTCAATTGTGAG GTTTTCCCCTATGGATCTGTGCCTCTCAAGACATATCTACCTGATGGAGATATAGATTCAACAGTCCTGAAAGGTCCTAATGTCGAAGACTCTTTGGCCCACGATGTTCTTGCAGTTTTAAAGAAGGAAGATCACAAAGAGGATACTGACTACCAAGTTATGGATACCCAATTTATTGACACCGAG CTTAAGCTTGTGAAATGTCTTGTACGGAACATAGTGATAGATATATCTTTCAATTAG